ATGAGGAAAAGAGCCGTCTCCATGCAGATGACCAAAAAACCGATCAGAATGATGAATTTGGAGCGCAAGGAGAGAGAGTCCAGACATTTGCGGGCAGGAAATGAATTGCCTTGCAATTCGGGGTTGCCAGGAAAAGAGCGATTTTGACTGCCGTGTTTATCCGCGTGGGACATGACTGCAAATCCGCCGAATTTTTGCCCAAGGAGCCGATTAAACTTTTAGTCGCAGCCTCTCCTGATTTTAACAGACGTTAGAATCTGCCGCGCGCTTCTTATTCCACTACGATGATTTCTTCCACTTGAAACGTCGCTTCTTTTTTCAGCTCCGGCGTCGGGTTGCCTGCATGTCTGCTGAGATAGATGATCGTATACAAGAGAATGAGCGCCGCCAAGAGAAGCCGCAACGGACTAGTTTTTGTCGGGGGCTTGCTGTATCGGATTCTACGGAACTGAATGCGCGGTCTATCCGGATCGTTTTCTGGTTTGTAGTAGCGCGGGATGTACTCGAACTGTCGCGGCTGCTGTAATTTTAAAAACGACATGGCCATACCCCGCATAAATGGACTCATTGCTTGATAATATTCAAACAGAAACGATTCATAATGTCATAAACGCTGCCTCTTGCCGCCGGTGCCTGATTGACTGTGATGCAAAAGATTAAAGTGTCACCGCTGACGGCCTCTGCATAACCGCTCAAAGCCATTACCCCTTCCAGCGTCCCGGTTTTGGCGCGTATGCGGCCTCGACAGAGGGTGTCGCGCATGCGGTGCGCCAATGTGCCGTCTCGGCCGGCGATCGGCAGTGAAGCATAAAAGGCGGAATCGCTCTGCATGACATGCAGCAGTTTAATGAAAGAAATCGGTGTTACGGCGCTTTTGCGCGACAAGCCGGAACCGTCGACGATCGAGTTTCCTTCCATAGGAATGTTGTTTTGTTTTGCCCATTTTTCGATCGCCGAAGCGCCTGATTCAGCGCTACCGATGCCGAAAACCGCAAAACCGACGGCTTTGAAAAGTGCCTCAGCAGCAAGATTGTTGCTGTTCTTGTTAATATCTCTTACAATGTCCCTCAGCGGTTCCGAAACGTGCACGAAAACCGGTGCATAGAGGGGATACGCATATCCAGGCAGATCGTCCAGATCGACCAGCTCAGAGTTGACTTGAATGCCGTTGCTTTCCAACGCTCGTCGCAAAACTTGCAGAGCGTAAAGCGTCGGATTACCCACCGGCAGAGTGCGCTGCTCGGCAGGATACGAAGCCCGCAAGGAGCCGCTCACCAGGATGCGGTCGCTGCCGCGTTGGCGTTCGACGCGAAGACCGGCCGCCTTATCGTCTTCAACTGTTGTACAACGATTCTCAATACTGCCGTTGCGAATCCCTGGAGAAAGACGAACCGTACAGAGTTCTCCGGCTCGATTGCCCGGCGTAACAATCACTCCCACGCAGTTTCGGTTGATGGTGAGGCCGCCTATTGGCGCCGAATAAGCCTGCAGCTCGTTCTCCCATCCCCAGCCCCAGCCAAGAATTTGATCATCAAAAACGCTGTCGTCTCCGATCAGGCGCCCGCGGATCTCTTTAACACCGCGGCGTTTCAACATTGCCGCAAAACGGTTAAAGGAAGCGGAATCCGACATCCCTTCGTACCAAGTCAACGTCGGATCGCCGTCGCCTTTTAGAATAATATCGCCGGTAAACACGCCTGCTCCGGTTCTGCCGCGCATAAAGATTCGCGTCTGAAACCGAAAATCATGCCCTAATATCTGCAGCGCTGCCGCTGTTGTGAACAGCTTCATGGTCGAAGCCGGAAGAAAGGCTTTAAGCTCGTTATAGCGATAGATAAGTTCGTTTTTAGACGGAGAGAAAACCGCCGCGCCCACAAACGAATGACGTAATGCCGGCAGGTTGAATAAAGAGTCCAAACGCACAGCAAGGTTTTGCGGCGATTTCGCATCTTTGGCGGAAATGTTTCGGTCGAGGTCGGCGGCCTGCGCTAAACAGAAAGCCGCCATGAGCAGCAGGAGGAGTTTCTTTACAGCCATTTTCGCAATTCCGTTTTTTCACGGCGCAAAATACACAATCTATAAAACTAAAACAAGGAAAGAAATTTGATTCGTTTACTCTATGAAACGCTTTGATTTGAGCCTGGCGATTGCTAATTTTTACCAATCTTTATCAGGAGGTTGAATGTCTGTCGGTAAAGAGTTTGAAAAACTGGTTGAGATCATGGCCAAGTTGAGGAGCGATGAAGGATGCCCGTGGGATCGTGAGCAGTCCCACAAATCGCTGCGTCGGCATCTGCTCGAAGAGACCTATGAGGTGCTCGAGGCCATCGACAATGAAAATCCTGAGCAGCTGAAGACTGAGTTAGGTGACCTGCTTTTGCAAGTGGTTTTTCACGCTCAGCTTGCGGCCGAGGCGGGCGATTTCAGCATCGAGCAGGTGGTTGAATCGATCAACGACAAGCTGATTCGTCGGCATCCGCATGTTTTCGGCGAGGCCGTGATTCGTACCGCTCAGGAACAAGTGGTGGCCTGGGAGAAAAGCAAGTTAAAAAGGGAAGGCAAGAAATCGGTCATCGACGGCGTCCCTAAACATCTTCCGGCGTTGCTGCGCGCGCATCGGCTGCAGAGCAAAGCTGCTGCTGTAGGATTCGACTGGCCTCAAACCGAGCCGGTATGGGAGAAGCTGGAGGAAGAAATTCGCGAACTCAAGGAGGCCGTGGCGGCACAAAACGAGTCGCATATCGAAGAAGAGTTCGGCGACCTATTGTTTACGCTGGTAAATTTGGGCCGCTTCATCAAGGTCGAACCGGAAGAGGCGCTGCGCAGGACCATCGAAAAATTCGAACGCCGGTTTCGACAAGTCGAAGCGCAGCTGCAGAGCCAAGGCCGGAGCTTGGCCGATGCAACTTTGGATGAAATGGATCGGGAGTGGGAAAACGTTAAAAAGGCGGAGCAGCGAAAATCTAACTGATTTATATATCCGATGCTTCGAAAAGGGGTTTTAAGGCATCCCACGTTTCATAGAGTCCCTGGGGAAGAACTTTGGTGTGTGCCGTGATCGGCATATAGTTGGTGTCGCCATCCCACCGCGGCACAATGTGAAAGTGAAGATGATCGTCAATGCCGGCGCCGGCCGTCTTGCCCAAATTCATGCCGATGTTCATGCCGTGCGGTTTCATGCCGCGGGTGAGCACGCTGCAGCATTTCGTCAGCAGAGACATCATTTCCTGCCGCTCTTCGTCTGACAGATCCTCCAGTCGCGACAGATGACGATAAGGCACCACCATCAAATGACCATTGTTGTAGGGATAATAGTTCATGATGACAAAGCAGGAGGCGCTGCGATGGAGAATTAGATTGCGGCGGTCGTCATTTTCCTTCGGTTTTGTACAAAAAATACAGCCTTCGGGTTTCGGCGCGAGAATGTATTCCATCCGCCAAGGTGCCCAAAGATATTCCATTATGCCGTTGCTCCGGTTTTATTAAAGGATGATAAAA
This genomic interval from candidate division KSB1 bacterium contains the following:
- the dacB gene encoding D-alanyl-D-alanine carboxypeptidase/D-alanyl-D-alanine-endopeptidase; the protein is MAVKKLLLLLMAAFCLAQAADLDRNISAKDAKSPQNLAVRLDSLFNLPALRHSFVGAAVFSPSKNELIYRYNELKAFLPASTMKLFTTAAALQILGHDFRFQTRIFMRGRTGAGVFTGDIILKGDGDPTLTWYEGMSDSASFNRFAAMLKRRGVKEIRGRLIGDDSVFDDQILGWGWGWENELQAYSAPIGGLTINRNCVGVIVTPGNRAGELCTVRLSPGIRNGSIENRCTTVEDDKAAGLRVERQRGSDRILVSGSLRASYPAEQRTLPVGNPTLYALQVLRRALESNGIQVNSELVDLDDLPGYAYPLYAPVFVHVSEPLRDIVRDINKNSNNLAAEALFKAVGFAVFGIGSAESGASAIEKWAKQNNIPMEGNSIVDGSGLSRKSAVTPISFIKLLHVMQSDSAFYASLPIAGRDGTLAHRMRDTLCRGRIRAKTGTLEGVMALSGYAEAVSGDTLIFCITVNQAPAARGSVYDIMNRFCLNIIKQ
- the mazG gene encoding nucleoside triphosphate pyrophosphohydrolase, which translates into the protein MSVGKEFEKLVEIMAKLRSDEGCPWDREQSHKSLRRHLLEETYEVLEAIDNENPEQLKTELGDLLLQVVFHAQLAAEAGDFSIEQVVESINDKLIRRHPHVFGEAVIRTAQEQVVAWEKSKLKREGKKSVIDGVPKHLPALLRAHRLQSKAAAVGFDWPQTEPVWEKLEEEIRELKEAVAAQNESHIEEEFGDLLFTLVNLGRFIKVEPEEALRRTIEKFERRFRQVEAQLQSQGRSLADATLDEMDREWENVKKAEQRKSN
- a CDS encoding HIT domain-containing protein, which gives rise to MEYLWAPWRMEYILAPKPEGCIFCTKPKENDDRRNLILHRSASCFVIMNYYPYNNGHLMVVPYRHLSRLEDLSDEERQEMMSLLTKCCSVLTRGMKPHGMNIGMNLGKTAGAGIDDHLHFHIVPRWDGDTNYMPITAHTKVLPQGLYETWDALKPLFEASDI